In the Dolichospermum flos-aquae CCAP 1403/13F genome, CCGGTCCTGGAGATGTAGAATACTTAACCGTTAAAGCCTATCGGCTGTTAGCATCTGCTGAAGTGTTGGTGTACGATGCTTTAGTTGATAGTCAATTATTAGATTGTGTCCCTGTTGATTGCTTAAAAATAGATGTTGGTAAACGTGGAGGTAAACCCAGCACTTCCCAAAATGAAATCAACGATTTATTAGTAAAACATTGTTTAGAAAACAAACAAGTTATTAGACTAAAATCGGGAGATCCTTTGATATTTGGGCGCTGTATTTTAGAAATTGCAGCTTTAAAAAATGCAGGTTGTGAATTTGAAATCATTCCGGGAATTTCTTCCGCATTAGCTGCACCATTATTAGCTGGAATTCCGCTTACAGATAACCTTCTTAGTCGTTGTTTTGCAGTTTGTACAGCCCATGAACCAGAAACTTTAAACTGGGAAGCATTAGCAAGCTTAGAAACTTTAGTAATTTTGATGGGGGGAAAAAATTTACCAGAAATAATCCATCAACTGATAAAATATAGAAAATCTCATTCTACACCAATTGCTATTATCCGTTGGGCTGGAACACCTAGTCAAGAAGTCTGGACAGGAGAACTGGGAAATATCCTCCAACAAACCACTGGTTTATCTCTCTCTCCCGCAGTTATAGTCATTGGTGAAATTGTGCGATTACGCGATTACCTATGAGAAATCTCTTCTTTGCGTCTTTGCTCCTTTGCAACTTTGCGCGAAACCAAAAATTATTAAGACAACAAATTTAATGTCAACCGTGAATTACAATCTTTCTCCTTTAACTGGGAAAACCATTTTAGTTACCCGTTCTGTGGGACAATCCCATCAATTTAGCGATCGCTTAACCTCCGCAGGTGCTAATGTGATAGAAATGCCAGCTTTAGAAATTGGACCCCCTAGCAGTTGGTCAGCTTTAGATCAGGCAATTTTGCATTTATCAACTTTTAATTGGCTAATTCTCACTTCTAGTAATGGTGTAGAATACTTTTTTGAGCGATTAGAAAAATCCGGTCAAGATAAAAATGCTTTATCAGGTGTGAAAATTGCCGTTGTTGGGGAAAAAACCGCCCAAAGTTTACAAAAACAAAATATCCAAGCTGACTTTATTCCTCCTAACTTTGTTGCTGATTCCTTAGTGGAAAACTTTCCCGAATCACTAACAGGTAAAAAGATATTATTTCCTAGAGTTGAAAGTGGTGGAAGAGAAGTATTAGTAAAGGAATTAACAGCCAAAGGTGCAGAAGTAATTGAAGTTCCCGCTTATGAATCTTGCTGTCCTCAAGGTATCCCTCCTGCGGCTGAATATGCTTTAGTTAATAATACTGTAGATATTATTACCTTTGCCAGTTCTAAAACAGTCTTATTTTTCTCCCAATTAACAGCACATATATTTACCTATAACCCCGAAAATTTTGCCAGAGTTTGCATAGCGTCTATTGGTCCCCAAACTTCAAAAACTTGTCAAACTGTATTTGGGAGAGTAGATATTGAAGCGGAAGAATATACCTTAGAAGGTTTAACAAATGCCATAATTAAATGGACAAATCATAGCTGAATTTTCTAATGACTAATACCAACCTTATGTGAGGTGGCACAGAATCATGAAATCCATTAATTCATCCCTCTTTATCTGCGTTTATTTGCGTTTATCTGCGTTCAATAAATCTTAAAATCTGATTCTATGAAGATTCATCTTAATTTAGTATTATAACCAATGAATAAAAACTTAATTGGTTTAACTGGTGGAATTGCGACAGGTAAAAGTACAGTTGCTAATTACTTAGCTAAAACTTACAATTTACCGATTTTAGATGCAGATATTTATGCGAGAGACGCGGTATCTGTCGGTTCTCCTATTTTGTCAGAAATTGCTGAAAAATATGGTAGAGAAATCATATTAAGTGATGGTAATTTAAATAGATCCAAATTAGGAGAAATCATTTTTAATCAACCGGAAGAACGTTATTGGGTAGAAAGCATAATTCATCCTTATGTGAGAAATTGTTTTGCTAAAGCTATTAATGAATCATCTGCAAATACTTTAATTTTAGTGATTCCTTTATTATTTGAAGCTAATTTAGAAAATCTAGTTAATCAAATTTGGGTGGTATCTTGTTCTCCACAACAGCAACAACAGCGATTAATAGAACGCAATAATTTAACAGCGGAACAAGCAGCAGCGAGAATTAATAGTCAATTACCTATTGCGGAAAAAATTGCTCGTGCTGATGTGGTTTTAGATAATTCTGCTAATTTAGAATCGCTTTTACAACAGATAGATAAAGTTTTGTTGCAAAGTTTAACATAAAATTAATTGCATTTTTAAATAAAATATATTGTATAAAATACTTTTATATTATATAATGCTACATTATGGCAGAAGTCAGGAGTATAACCCTGTTGTAAACGGAGTTTCATTATCAATTTATGTCCTAACCATCTTGTCGCTTGCTATAGTATTATGAAAATAAAATTTTTTTAAGATAATCTGGATCTGAATATGTTAAATAACCATCAAGTGATTGATAAATGTCTGAAATTACTTTCTCAAGGTTTATATCCTTATGTTGAGCAGAAAATGAGATTGGTGTATGGTAATCAATGGCTTACTCAAGCTGGACAATGTTTGTCTCCAGATACAAATTTAAAACGAACTACAGAAGAAAGTTTACAGCAAGACATATCATCATTACTTTCTGTAATGACAAAAAGATGGGATAAAGCATTTAAAGATAAAGAGCGTTTATCTAATACTGAAAGGGCATTTGCAAATGAAATTATTCAGATTCGCAATAAATGGGCGCATAATACACCATTTTCTACCGAAGATGCTTATCGCGCTATAGATAGTATTTATCGTTTATTGCAAGCGATTGAAGCAGAAGAAGCACAAGAGGTTGAAAAATATAAACAAAAAATTTTTCAAGCTTTAGTGCAAGAGCAAAATCGTAGTCAAAAACGAACACAACAACTATCTACTCAAGAAATAAAAATTAAGGAACGTTTAGCAGGAATTCTTAATAGTATTCCTTTTGAAGATGTTACTTTGTTAGAAAGATCGTTAACTCATCGTTCTTACGCCTATGAAAAGCGAATCAATAAAGATAATGAACAATTAGAATTTTTAGGAGATAGTATTTTAGGTTTCTTAGCAGGTGCTTATATTTATGAAGTGTATGGAGATATTTCCGAAGGTGAATTAAGTAAATTAAAAGAACGACTAGTTGATAATCCCCAATTAGCAAAATTGGCCAATCAATTAAATCTGGGACAATGGTTATTATTAGGGAGAGGGGAAAAATTACAAGATGGTAGTAAAAAAGAATCTCTATTAAGTAACACTTTTGAGGCTGTTATTGGTGCGTATTATCTAGATTCTGGTATCCAAGCAGTCCAGGAAATAGTATATCCTTTATTTGCATCAGTAGGTGAAGATAGGATTCCTGAAAATATCAGTTTAGAGAATTTAGAAAATGCTAAGGGATTATTACAACAATATGCTCAAAAAAATGGGTTTGATATTCCTGTATATAATACTATTCAAGAAAGTGGAACAGATCACAACAAAGAGTT is a window encoding:
- a CDS encoding uroporphyrinogen-III synthase, translating into MSTVNYNLSPLTGKTILVTRSVGQSHQFSDRLTSAGANVIEMPALEIGPPSSWSALDQAILHLSTFNWLILTSSNGVEYFFERLEKSGQDKNALSGVKIAVVGEKTAQSLQKQNIQADFIPPNFVADSLVENFPESLTGKKILFPRVESGGREVLVKELTAKGAEVIEVPAYESCCPQGIPPAAEYALVNNTVDIITFASSKTVLFFSQLTAHIFTYNPENFARVCIASIGPQTSKTCQTVFGRVDIEAEEYTLEGLTNAIIKWTNHS
- the coaE gene encoding dephospho-CoA kinase (Dephospho-CoA kinase (CoaE) performs the final step in coenzyme A biosynthesis.) — encoded protein: MNKNLIGLTGGIATGKSTVANYLAKTYNLPILDADIYARDAVSVGSPILSEIAEKYGREIILSDGNLNRSKLGEIIFNQPEERYWVESIIHPYVRNCFAKAINESSANTLILVIPLLFEANLENLVNQIWVVSCSPQQQQQRLIERNNLTAEQAAARINSQLPIAEKIARADVVLDNSANLESLLQQIDKVLLQSLT
- the rnc gene encoding ribonuclease III is translated as MLNNHQVIDKCLKLLSQGLYPYVEQKMRLVYGNQWLTQAGQCLSPDTNLKRTTEESLQQDISSLLSVMTKRWDKAFKDKERLSNTERAFANEIIQIRNKWAHNTPFSTEDAYRAIDSIYRLLQAIEAEEAQEVEKYKQKIFQALVQEQNRSQKRTQQLSTQEIKIKERLAGILNSIPFEDVTLLERSLTHRSYAYEKRINKDNEQLEFLGDSILGFLAGAYIYEVYGDISEGELSKLKERLVDNPQLAKLANQLNLGQWLLLGRGEKLQDGSKKESLLSNTFEAVIGAYYLDSGIQAVQEIVYPLFASVGEDRIPENISLENLENAKGLLQQYAQKNGFDIPVYNTIQESGTDHNKEFTVQVEINGKIYAQGKGKRKIDAQKQAATNALEKLK